A region from the Leptospira venezuelensis genome encodes:
- a CDS encoding PTS sugar transporter subunit IIA, whose product MNQLLALLKPETVIFEIEGSSKEEVINQLLQKAVDSTLIARDDRELVYESLMAREKSMSTGIGSGVAIPHCSVNLVDELKCVMGLSRKGIDFDAIDHLPVHIFILLIVPKSKFQEHIKTLAQIAKTLNVKEDREKLILSRNFEEIRKAFSA is encoded by the coding sequence ATGAACCAGCTCCTCGCTTTACTTAAGCCAGAGACTGTAATTTTTGAAATAGAAGGTTCCTCTAAGGAAGAAGTGATTAATCAACTTCTCCAGAAGGCCGTCGACTCGACGCTTATTGCTCGAGACGACAGGGAACTTGTGTACGAATCTCTCATGGCGAGAGAAAAATCCATGTCCACGGGCATCGGCAGTGGGGTGGCAATTCCACATTGTTCGGTCAATCTGGTGGACGAACTCAAATGTGTGATGGGTCTTTCTCGAAAGGGAATCGATTTTGATGCAATCGATCATCTTCCCGTTCATATTTTTATTCTTTTAATCGTTCCCAAATCCAAATTCCAAGAACATATCAAAACTCTGGCACAAATCGCAAAAACCCTCAATGTAAAAGAGGATCGTGAAAAACTGATCCTTTCCAGAAATTTCGAAGAGATCCGGAAAGCTTTCTCCGCGTGA
- a CDS encoding motility protein A gives MRSALFGLIAAFASVLLAILLEEAHFLSFLKLSALVLILGGTAGATFASYTPEEFANLIIHLRESLFPKREFSLSDVFLDFAEKARKNGLLSLEDQLAAVPDAFLRKGIQLIVDGTDPRAVEEILFEAAEGLENKETRSAKILETAGGFSPTIGIIGTVMGLVSVLENLGAGTRALGEGIATAFIATFYGIAFANLAYFPLANRLRTWAFSRDRRRQAIIRGIISLQTGDNRRILVERMAPFL, from the coding sequence ATGCGTTCGGCCCTCTTCGGTTTAATTGCCGCATTTGCTTCCGTATTATTAGCTATCTTATTGGAAGAAGCGCATTTTCTTTCCTTCCTCAAACTATCTGCGCTCGTATTGATCTTAGGGGGAACAGCGGGAGCAACGTTTGCAAGTTACACGCCAGAAGAATTTGCAAATCTAATCATTCACCTAAGAGAATCCCTTTTTCCTAAAAGAGAATTTTCTCTCTCAGACGTATTCTTGGACTTCGCGGAGAAGGCCCGCAAGAATGGATTATTATCGTTAGAAGACCAACTTGCAGCAGTGCCTGACGCATTCTTAAGAAAAGGAATACAACTCATTGTAGATGGAACGGATCCAAGAGCAGTCGAAGAAATTTTATTCGAAGCAGCAGAAGGTTTGGAGAATAAGGAAACTCGGTCCGCGAAAATTCTAGAAACGGCCGGAGGATTTTCTCCAACCATCGGGATCATCGGAACTGTAATGGGTCTAGTAAGTGTGTTGGAAAATTTGGGGGCTGGAACCAGAGCCTTAGGCGAAGGAATTGCGACTGCATTTATCGCAACCTTCTACGGGATCGCGTTTGCGAATTTAGCTTATTTTCCATTGGCAAATAGACTTAGGACTTGGGCGTTTTCCAGAGACAGAAGAAGGCAAGCAATCATTCGAGGAATTATTTCTCTGCAAACAGGAGACAACAGAAGGATCCTTGTAGAGAGAATGGCCCCGTTCTTGTAG
- a CDS encoding ATP-binding protein — translation MHSNRVIFPIFFLCILLSWNCGRTDYDLGEIREGKLEAKAWDPNKTILALRGDLELVPGKFLASEPEQAGQIQETVYATVPLIWNEFTKDGKLLFPNGKGFGTYTLHLHLPENCPELMLKVPDLGTSYSVYADGKLLETVGKVGKTPETSVPFLQTSIVLLPQDLKRLDFEISNFAHINGGLWFTPEIGTPSLILKKLHASQAVDIASSAAVLVLAIYQIMAFLRTREEKSQLYFALFSLASVFRFFLTGNRLFNYVFPEVPWEISYRLEYLSTYVLCSGFLSYSATAFKQDFHPKTERISFITMLVFSIPTLVLPAEYYARLLFPFQFTVIIGGAYTLLGCARAVIHARPGSRFFLVGISFIIIAGANDILSSNYILNNHYILAPAIFLFIFFHSLGFSFSFSRVLRTSMEAEKGLQIANQNLNELKTELENKVESRTVQLTAAKEKAEWEAKYRYDFLAIMSHEIRTPLNGLLGTSNLLSETSLTQEQKEYADIIQASGENLLHLVNQLLDLSKIENHRFVLEILPFDPFAVLQRAARVVKARAEEKRVLVDFTYPEHHPGIFLGDEGRIQQVLLNLLSNAIKFTGSGGKVCLGVRFYGEDLFSRVLEFWVQDDGVGIAEEQASFLFEPFVQADSSVARKFGGSGLGLTISKKLVELMGGSIRISSSPGKGSKFSFLLPFPQEEPEKQELEEETTPPIVLPPLKILLVEDQEFSRRVAFDILTKLGMKVHSLGMGKDAIAQLDRETYEIILLDIDLPDISGVEVSKRIKESFAHPPYLVAWTAHALPGSEEFFVSSGFDSYLKKPSLKRDWILFLERYVQSRPKPAG, via the coding sequence ATGCATTCGAATCGTGTAATTTTCCCAATTTTTTTTCTCTGCATTCTTCTCTCTTGGAATTGCGGAAGGACAGATTATGATTTGGGAGAAATTCGAGAAGGTAAACTAGAAGCAAAAGCTTGGGACCCGAACAAAACCATTCTTGCACTGAGAGGAGATTTGGAATTGGTTCCAGGAAAATTTTTGGCGTCTGAGCCTGAGCAGGCGGGACAAATCCAAGAGACGGTTTATGCGACTGTCCCTTTGATCTGGAACGAATTCACCAAAGATGGAAAACTGTTATTTCCAAATGGAAAAGGTTTTGGGACCTACACTTTACATCTTCATCTTCCTGAAAATTGTCCTGAGTTGATGTTAAAAGTTCCGGATCTTGGGACTTCTTACTCGGTTTATGCGGATGGAAAACTTTTAGAGACTGTAGGCAAGGTGGGAAAAACTCCAGAGACCTCAGTTCCATTCCTACAAACTTCAATCGTCCTTCTTCCTCAAGATTTAAAAAGGTTAGATTTTGAGATATCCAACTTTGCTCATATCAATGGAGGCCTCTGGTTTACTCCTGAGATTGGAACTCCTTCCCTTATATTAAAAAAATTGCACGCTAGCCAGGCGGTGGATATTGCGAGTTCGGCAGCAGTTTTGGTGCTTGCGATCTATCAGATCATGGCTTTCTTGAGAACGAGAGAAGAAAAAAGCCAATTATACTTTGCTTTATTTTCATTAGCTTCCGTATTCAGGTTTTTCCTGACCGGGAATAGGTTATTCAATTATGTGTTTCCTGAGGTTCCTTGGGAGATCAGTTATAGATTAGAATATCTGAGCACCTATGTTCTATGTTCGGGGTTTTTATCCTATTCGGCGACAGCATTCAAACAAGATTTCCATCCGAAAACGGAAAGGATATCGTTCATCACAATGTTGGTTTTCTCAATTCCCACTTTGGTATTGCCTGCTGAATACTATGCAAGATTACTTTTCCCATTCCAATTTACTGTCATCATAGGCGGAGCTTATACTCTATTAGGTTGCGCAAGAGCAGTAATCCATGCAAGGCCTGGTTCCAGATTTTTCTTAGTAGGGATCTCTTTCATAATCATTGCCGGCGCAAACGATATTTTATCTTCTAATTATATATTAAATAATCATTACATACTTGCTCCCGCTATATTTTTGTTCATATTCTTCCATAGCTTAGGTTTCTCATTCTCTTTCTCTAGAGTTTTAAGAACTTCTATGGAGGCGGAGAAGGGACTACAGATCGCTAACCAGAATCTGAACGAGCTCAAAACTGAATTAGAAAACAAGGTAGAATCCAGAACTGTTCAACTTACAGCTGCAAAAGAAAAAGCAGAATGGGAAGCAAAATATAGATACGACTTCTTGGCTATCATGAGCCATGAGATTCGCACTCCATTAAACGGACTTTTGGGCACTTCTAATCTTCTGTCAGAAACTTCTTTGACCCAAGAACAAAAGGAGTATGCGGATATTATCCAAGCATCCGGAGAGAATCTTCTCCACTTAGTGAATCAATTATTAGATCTTTCTAAAATAGAAAACCATCGTTTCGTTTTGGAAATCCTACCTTTCGACCCATTCGCAGTTTTGCAAAGAGCCGCTAGAGTGGTAAAAGCAAGAGCAGAAGAAAAAAGGGTTCTAGTAGATTTCACTTATCCAGAACACCACCCTGGTATCTTCTTAGGTGATGAGGGAAGGATCCAACAAGTACTCTTAAATCTTTTGAGTAACGCGATCAAATTCACAGGCTCCGGCGGGAAGGTTTGTCTTGGAGTTCGTTTTTATGGAGAAGATCTTTTCTCGCGTGTTTTAGAATTCTGGGTCCAAGACGACGGAGTCGGCATTGCAGAAGAACAAGCGTCCTTTTTATTTGAACCATTCGTTCAAGCGGACTCTTCTGTTGCGCGAAAATTCGGTGGAAGTGGACTCGGCCTAACTATTTCCAAAAAGTTAGTAGAGCTTATGGGAGGAAGTATCCGAATCTCAAGTTCTCCAGGAAAAGGATCCAAGTTTTCGTTCTTACTTCCGTTCCCGCAGGAAGAGCCTGAAAAGCAAGAACTGGAAGAAGAGACGACTCCACCTATTGTTTTGCCTCCACTTAAAATTTTACTCGTAGAAGACCAAGAATTTTCCAGAAGGGTTGCGTTCGACATTCTTACTAAACTCGGAATGAAAGTACATTCTTTAGGAATGGGGAAAGATGCGATCGCTCAATTAGACAGAGAAACCTACGAGATCATACTTTTAGATATCGATCTTCCGGATATCAGCGGCGTAGAAGTTTCTAAAAGGATCAAAGAGTCTTTCGCTCATCCTCCCTATTTGGTGGCTTGGACAGCTCACGCATTACCAGGCTCCGAAGAATTTTTCGTAAGTTCTGGATTTGATTCTTATCTCAAAAAACCCTCTCTCAAAAGGGATTGGATCCTGTTTTTAGAAAGATATGTTCAAAGTAGACCAAAACCTGCAGGTTAA
- a CDS encoding ABC transporter permease, protein MKTLNLLRYGTISLYLVLVIFGILFKSAPTELNLKESFLSPSFDFPFGKDRLGRDVFSMFAYGSLATFLFAFPARVLTLTVASLIGLASYTSPFFKKNVFSPLSSVFVSLPSLLLALIVVQVFGAGPIPLFLAIVLGDWAQAYETVRAKIDEVSTSGYALAASCFGASKSYVFRAHLLPQAFQILRVLLFTGLPAVVMTLAIFGFLGISASGELFGPGLGEQIAFSKDYAQNAPWSLVFPTLGILGLVMTVGGKRS, encoded by the coding sequence TTGAAAACTCTTAACCTGCTTCGTTACGGAACTATCTCTCTATATTTAGTTTTAGTTATATTTGGAATATTATTTAAATCCGCACCTACAGAATTAAATTTGAAAGAATCCTTTCTTTCTCCTTCTTTCGATTTCCCGTTCGGTAAAGATAGATTGGGAAGAGATGTTTTTTCCATGTTTGCATATGGAAGTTTGGCAACCTTCTTATTTGCATTTCCTGCAAGAGTTCTTACGTTAACAGTGGCTTCCTTAATAGGTTTGGCTTCTTATACTAGTCCATTCTTTAAGAAGAATGTATTCTCTCCTTTGTCTTCTGTGTTTGTTTCTCTACCTTCACTACTTTTAGCATTAATTGTAGTTCAAGTTTTTGGAGCAGGGCCGATCCCTTTATTTTTAGCGATTGTCCTGGGAGATTGGGCGCAAGCTTACGAAACGGTCCGAGCTAAGATAGATGAAGTAAGCACAAGCGGATATGCATTAGCTGCCTCTTGTTTCGGAGCAAGTAAATCTTATGTTTTTAGGGCACATCTTCTTCCTCAAGCGTTTCAAATATTAAGAGTACTTTTGTTTACAGGACTTCCGGCAGTAGTAATGACTCTTGCGATCTTTGGATTTTTAGGAATTTCAGCAAGTGGAGAATTATTTGGTCCCGGGCTAGGAGAACAAATTGCGTTTTCTAAAGATTATGCGCAGAATGCTCCTTGGTCTTTAGTGTTTCCTACTCTTGGAATTTTAGGTTTAGTGATGACTGTAGGAGGAAAACGTTCTTGA
- a CDS encoding 4Fe-4S dicluster domain-containing protein — protein sequence MFSKPFLLQPRTVKETGNRKTVLDEPYTLFPDKDALLLKDFPVRVSVGDPLYKQSSGSVLSPVNGIASLEHSEEGSKIRIVQDGNFIGSKPWIPKRLKKEEVLEPMDRLGLVSLDFPEHSLLSYLKSRQKTSLIILAPFTRTQDVDYLPELKKNSECHTRFVEVLKTLFPEAQIRDYISGLKPPIKNYTYPWGIPEYFVSQTEKVPFSKIKEILYLGPETLYNLYRALFADFPFIEREIALYFLGKNGGLRKADSTVRIRNGQSLKFLFEEYGPKYSNFTLNSFYEKNPVRDIKKGFYWDIRQNYSLVFLTKHDSQRREFPCVECGECSYNCPTQANPMALVSSFGNFNSSLCMECGICTFLCPSTISLRNKIRTWKEANHGF from the coding sequence TTGTTCTCCAAACCGTTCCTTCTCCAACCCAGGACCGTAAAAGAAACGGGAAATCGCAAAACGGTCCTGGACGAACCCTACACCCTCTTCCCGGATAAAGATGCCTTATTACTTAAGGATTTTCCAGTTCGGGTGAGTGTAGGAGATCCTCTCTACAAACAATCTTCAGGTTCAGTTCTCTCTCCAGTAAACGGGATCGCTTCTTTAGAACATAGCGAAGAAGGATCTAAAATCCGTATCGTTCAAGATGGAAACTTCATAGGCTCCAAACCTTGGATCCCGAAAAGACTCAAAAAAGAAGAAGTGCTCGAACCGATGGACAGACTCGGTTTAGTGAGTCTGGATTTTCCGGAACATTCTCTTTTATCTTATCTCAAATCCAGACAGAAAACATCACTTATCATCTTAGCTCCATTTACAAGAACCCAAGATGTGGATTATCTTCCCGAGTTAAAAAAGAATTCAGAATGCCATACTCGTTTTGTGGAAGTTTTAAAAACCCTTTTTCCAGAAGCACAAATCAGAGATTATATTTCCGGTCTGAAACCCCCTATTAAAAATTATACATATCCTTGGGGAATTCCTGAATATTTCGTTTCTCAAACTGAAAAAGTCCCTTTTTCTAAAATTAAGGAAATCTTATATTTAGGCCCCGAAACATTATATAATCTTTATAGAGCTTTATTCGCTGATTTTCCTTTTATAGAAAGAGAGATCGCTCTTTATTTTTTAGGGAAGAATGGAGGGCTTAGAAAGGCAGATTCTACAGTTCGTATTCGAAACGGACAGAGTTTGAAATTTTTATTCGAAGAATACGGCCCTAAATATTCTAATTTTACTCTTAATTCCTTTTACGAAAAAAATCCAGTCAGAGATATCAAAAAAGGATTCTATTGGGATATCAGACAGAATTATTCCTTAGTTTTTTTAACCAAACATGATTCCCAAAGAAGAGAATTCCCTTGTGTTGAATGTGGAGAATGTTCTTATAATTGCCCTACACAAGCAAATCCTATGGCCCTGGTTTCCAGCTTCGGCAATTTTAATTCTTCACTTTGTATGGAATGCGGGATCTGCACATTTCTTTGTCCTTCTACCATTTCTTTAAGAAATAAGATCAGAACTTGGAAGGAGGCGAACCATGGCTTTTAG
- a CDS encoding potassium/proton antiporter, protein MNALNFEFQILALSSLIILSIGLLRVSTKFGIPSLLIFLTIGMLAGSDGILKIWFNDADLTRKVGSIALAFILFSGGLETDWTKVKPVLGKGISLGTLGVLLTCLFVALFAIFVMGFEPIIGFLLGAIVSSTDAAAVFNVLRTSNIGMRKGLTSLLELESGSNDPLAVLLTTSVLGFVGASSPSWDTLAWTIFQQFSLGIILGLLLGYWIYRGMNRIKLDYEGLYPVLLSASVLFVYAATDLIGGNPFLAVYIAGIIIGNRSFVHKRSNVRFMDGIAWLMQIVMFLTLGLLVFPSKIPSVAALGIAFSVFLTVIARPAAVFLALTGFNVDWREKLLVSWVGLRGAAPIILATFPFAKQLPESEMIFHIVFFTVLTSLLLQGSTIPFAVRILGLEAALEQRASYPFEFENKDKSDTQLLEYIVPYGSASVGKFVYELDFPENSLITLIYRGDSHLVPTGKTKMEDGDVLLVLTPEGAEDKIREILSRMGDRKEA, encoded by the coding sequence TTGAACGCTCTTAACTTCGAGTTTCAAATTTTAGCTCTGTCGAGTCTCATCATTTTGAGCATAGGCTTATTACGCGTTTCCACAAAGTTTGGAATTCCTTCTCTACTTATATTCTTAACGATCGGGATGTTAGCAGGTTCCGACGGCATTCTAAAGATCTGGTTTAATGATGCAGATCTGACTAGAAAGGTCGGTTCTATTGCATTAGCATTTATCTTGTTCTCGGGAGGTCTGGAAACCGATTGGACCAAGGTAAAACCAGTACTCGGGAAAGGTATTTCTTTAGGAACGTTGGGAGTACTTCTCACTTGTTTATTCGTTGCCTTATTTGCAATTTTTGTAATGGGTTTCGAGCCTATTATCGGATTTCTCTTGGGCGCAATTGTATCTTCTACCGATGCCGCAGCAGTCTTCAATGTTCTCAGAACTAGCAATATAGGTATGAGAAAAGGGCTCACTTCTCTTTTAGAATTGGAGTCTGGTAGTAACGATCCTCTAGCAGTTTTATTAACCACGTCCGTTTTAGGTTTTGTGGGCGCTTCTTCTCCTTCTTGGGACACCTTGGCCTGGACTATTTTCCAACAATTTAGCTTAGGAATTATCTTAGGTCTACTTTTAGGCTATTGGATTTATAGAGGTATGAACAGGATAAAACTGGATTACGAGGGTTTGTATCCGGTATTGCTTTCTGCCTCCGTTCTATTCGTATATGCTGCAACCGATCTGATCGGGGGAAACCCGTTCTTGGCTGTATACATCGCAGGGATCATAATAGGAAATAGATCTTTCGTTCATAAACGAAGTAATGTTCGTTTTATGGATGGGATTGCATGGTTGATGCAGATTGTGATGTTCCTTACCTTAGGACTTCTAGTATTTCCTTCTAAAATTCCATCTGTCGCGGCATTAGGAATTGCGTTTTCGGTTTTCCTTACTGTGATTGCGAGACCAGCAGCAGTATTTTTAGCTCTCACTGGATTTAATGTAGATTGGAGAGAAAAACTTTTGGTCTCTTGGGTGGGATTAAGAGGCGCGGCGCCGATCATTCTCGCTACATTCCCTTTTGCGAAACAACTTCCAGAATCAGAGATGATCTTTCATATTGTCTTCTTTACTGTATTAACTTCTTTGTTATTACAAGGATCTACGATCCCATTTGCAGTTCGAATTTTGGGACTCGAGGCGGCTTTGGAACAAAGGGCTTCTTATCCGTTTGAATTTGAGAACAAGGACAAGAGCGATACTCAACTTTTGGAATATATTGTTCCATACGGTTCTGCTTCTGTAGGCAAATTTGTTTACGAATTAGATTTCCCTGAAAACTCTTTGATCACTTTGATTTACAGAGGAGATTCTCACTTGGTTCCAACAGGTAAAACCAAGATGGAAGATGGGGATGTACTTTTGGTTTTAACTCCGGAAGGTGCAGAAGATAAGATCCGAGAAATTCTTTCTAGAATGGGAGATAGAAAGGAAGCTTAA
- a CDS encoding cellulose synthase family protein: MLTVVTVLFLGIYALDILGLFFFGIHTYIMVYLYKKYNTNCDTDPSRNLSLDDPSLPVVTVQLPIFNEFYVVDRLIDSTIALKYPKDKLEIQVLDDSTDETIQKAASLVAKYKAQGFDIHHLHRTNRVGHKAGALDEGMRVCKGDYIAIFDADFMPDPEFLLKTMAYFDDPQIGMVQARWGHINADYNILTKAQSFGIDGHFMIEQVARNGSKLWMNFNGTAGTWRKKTIEDAGGWEHDTLTEDFDLSYRAELRGWKFRYFKDVVCPAEIPAMMSAYKSQQFRWCKGSIQTAVKLLPRIWKADLPWKTKAEAVTHLINYSVHPLMIVNILFSAPLLLMEYWSGFSFYDLPLEVLSGTAAILSIGSVGPLFFYAYSQKTLYKDWKKRLVYLPILIMIGTGIAIVNTRAWLEAVLGIQSSFKRTPKLRIENNSDSLKERLKYTVPLDFHVVLEFLLGCYCVFSVVLSFLVGRPYIVGFLLIYGIGFFFVAFKSFQEFTWKYKEARNAAQEEIPQEA; this comes from the coding sequence ATGCTCACTGTAGTCACCGTTCTGTTTTTGGGAATTTACGCCCTCGATATTCTAGGATTATTTTTCTTTGGAATCCATACCTATATCATGGTGTATCTGTACAAAAAGTACAACACCAATTGTGATACAGACCCGAGCAGAAACCTTTCTTTGGACGATCCGAGCCTTCCGGTAGTCACCGTTCAACTCCCTATTTTTAACGAGTTTTACGTAGTAGATCGTTTGATCGATTCCACAATTGCATTAAAATATCCTAAAGATAAATTAGAGATCCAAGTCCTGGATGATTCTACAGATGAGACCATCCAAAAAGCTGCTTCTTTAGTAGCAAAATACAAGGCTCAAGGTTTCGATATTCATCACCTTCATAGAACCAATCGTGTTGGCCATAAGGCAGGCGCTTTGGACGAAGGAATGAGAGTTTGTAAAGGGGACTACATCGCTATTTTCGATGCAGACTTCATGCCAGATCCTGAGTTCCTTCTTAAAACCATGGCTTACTTTGACGATCCTCAGATCGGAATGGTACAAGCACGTTGGGGACATATCAACGCAGATTACAATATTCTAACCAAAGCTCAAAGTTTCGGTATCGACGGTCACTTCATGATCGAGCAAGTAGCCCGTAACGGTTCCAAACTTTGGATGAACTTCAACGGTACTGCAGGTACTTGGAGAAAGAAAACAATCGAGGACGCTGGTGGTTGGGAGCATGATACTCTTACCGAAGACTTCGACCTTTCCTACCGCGCAGAGCTAAGAGGCTGGAAGTTCCGTTATTTTAAAGATGTGGTTTGTCCTGCAGAAATCCCTGCGATGATGTCTGCATACAAATCCCAACAGTTCCGTTGGTGTAAAGGTTCTATCCAGACAGCAGTGAAACTTCTTCCTCGTATCTGGAAAGCAGACCTACCTTGGAAAACCAAGGCTGAGGCTGTGACCCACTTGATCAATTATTCTGTTCACCCACTCATGATTGTGAACATTCTATTCAGCGCTCCATTATTATTAATGGAATATTGGTCTGGTTTCAGCTTCTACGATCTTCCATTGGAAGTATTATCCGGAACTGCAGCGATCCTTTCTATCGGATCTGTTGGACCTTTATTCTTCTACGCATATTCGCAAAAGACATTATACAAAGATTGGAAAAAGAGATTGGTATATCTTCCAATTCTGATCATGATTGGAACTGGGATTGCTATCGTGAACACTAGAGCATGGCTCGAGGCTGTTTTAGGTATCCAGTCTTCCTTCAAAAGAACTCCTAAGTTAAGGATTGAGAATAACTCAGACTCTCTGAAAGAAAGACTGAAATATACAGTTCCTTTGGACTTCCATGTAGTTCTTGAGTTCTTACTTGGTTGTTATTGTGTGTTTTCCGTTGTGCTATCATTCTTAGTGGGACGTCCTTATATAGTAGGCTTCCTATTGATCTACGGGATCGGTTTCTTCTTCGTAGCTTTTAAATCTTTCCAAGAATTTACCTGGAAATACAAAGAAGCAAGGAACGCAGCTCAGGAAGAGATCCCTCAGGAAGCCTGA
- a CDS encoding ABC transporter permease subunit — MLEEAKRFLIFAVFLSAISVFFSQLRSLNKEFLEADSGIQVQDSLDRSTNTSFAKEYLQFWKGLVSFDLGETESGDPVIAHILSRFWPTLHLAGFAVITGTFFSVFLALVSLLPRFEFIGEVFGFISQLILSTPVFVVSVFLLVFFFLILGWLPPGGYEPGNTAYVILPGIALGSRVFARLFIFAHQLARTEKKSAYTNVLKARGYSENRILFRHILLKVSPVLLILILLDLSSLLSGAIVVEEIFFFPGIGKSMYHAIRTMDSALLSALLFYSGTVFYILTRVSERVRDSLLGWEAGAA, encoded by the coding sequence TTGTTAGAAGAAGCGAAACGCTTTTTGATCTTTGCGGTTTTCCTTTCCGCGATTTCAGTATTTTTCTCCCAACTCAGGTCTCTAAATAAGGAATTTTTAGAGGCCGACTCAGGAATCCAAGTCCAGGATTCTTTAGACAGATCGACTAATACTAGTTTTGCGAAAGAATATTTGCAGTTTTGGAAAGGGTTAGTCAGTTTTGATTTGGGAGAAACTGAATCTGGGGATCCTGTTATTGCTCATATTCTCTCCAGATTTTGGCCTACATTACATTTGGCTGGTTTTGCAGTAATAACAGGTACATTCTTCTCTGTTTTTCTGGCTCTGGTTTCTCTTCTTCCTCGTTTTGAATTTATAGGAGAAGTTTTCGGATTTATCAGTCAACTCATCCTATCCACTCCAGTGTTCGTAGTTTCTGTCTTTCTATTAGTGTTTTTTTTTCTGATACTCGGCTGGCTTCCACCAGGAGGTTATGAACCAGGAAATACCGCATATGTCATCCTGCCTGGAATCGCATTGGGATCTAGAGTGTTTGCCAGACTTTTTATTTTTGCTCATCAACTGGCCAGAACAGAAAAAAAATCTGCGTATACTAATGTTTTGAAAGCAAGAGGATATTCAGAAAATCGAATATTATTTCGGCATATTCTACTCAAAGTATCTCCTGTGCTTCTGATCTTGATCTTATTAGATCTGAGTTCTTTACTTTCAGGCGCAATCGTAGTGGAGGAGATCTTTTTCTTTCCTGGAATCGGAAAATCCATGTATCATGCGATCCGGACTATGGATTCTGCGCTGCTTTCAGCACTTTTGTTTTATAGTGGGACGGTATTCTATATTCTCACCAGGGTTTCTGAAAGAGTAAGAGATAGTCTTTTGGGTTGGGAGGCGGGCGCCGCTTGA
- a CDS encoding DUF1292 domain-containing protein, producing MLESYDKETESTEHEELGDELLHLLDEDGNPYSFIVGEVVELDEHQYFLLIPSSEDETDLINLDVGFLKGEESFGYFAVKIEADEFGEDRLIEVTDPRELEDLLYELNSDVV from the coding sequence ATGTTGGAATCTTATGATAAGGAAACTGAATCCACAGAGCATGAGGAGCTAGGCGACGAGCTTCTGCACTTGCTGGATGAGGATGGAAATCCATATTCTTTTATTGTGGGAGAAGTAGTCGAGTTAGACGAGCACCAATATTTTTTACTCATACCTTCTTCTGAAGACGAAACTGATCTTATCAATTTGGATGTAGGATTTTTAAAAGGAGAAGAAAGTTTCGGATACTTTGCCGTGAAAATAGAAGCGGATGAATTCGGAGAGGATAGATTGATAGAAGTCACTGATCCCAGAGAGTTAGAAGATTTATTGTACGAATTGAACTCAGACGTAGTCTAA
- a CDS encoding HNH endonuclease, translated as MNGPGEYSEEPLLWVSESEIKKQRQIAKDLRKTPWWRKKKADGICHYCGKKFPPDELTMDHLIPLAKGGKSIKANLVPACKECNNSKKNKLPFEEF; from the coding sequence ATGAACGGGCCGGGAGAATATTCGGAAGAACCTCTACTTTGGGTAAGCGAATCCGAGATCAAAAAACAAAGACAGATCGCAAAAGATTTACGTAAAACCCCTTGGTGGAGAAAAAAGAAAGCAGACGGGATTTGTCATTATTGTGGGAAAAAATTTCCGCCGGATGAACTGACGATGGATCATTTAATTCCTTTGGCTAAAGGAGGAAAGTCTATCAAAGCAAATCTGGTCCCGGCTTGCAAAGAATGCAATAATTCCAAGAAGAATAAACTTCCTTTTGAAGAATTCTGA